A region from the Posidoniimonas polymericola genome encodes:
- a CDS encoding YgiQ family radical SAM protein: MQLPILNNPPAPGQTADALASLPVLPHNGAPPQPLPMSVEEMRARGWDEVDIVFITGDAYVDHPSFAMALLGRVLEAAGYRVGIVSQPDWQSCEAWKTFGRPRLFFAISGGNMDSMINHYTANRKVRNSDAYSPGGRIGLRPDRATLAYCQRAREAYKGVPVIAGGVEASLRRLAHYDYWSEKVRRSILLDCKADLLVYGMGEDSIVEIARRLDEGETVADLRDMRGVAYALGASETPPEDALVIPSFEEVRDDKPAFAEATKMIHNETNPYNARRLVQFHDRQAVVANAPPLPVSQEVMDRLYGLPYTRLPHPRYTESVPAFDMIKDSVTIMRGCFGGCTFCSITTHQGRIIQSRSKESIVGEVQRMSASPEFKGVVSDIGGPTANMYEMRCSKPEVEAVCRRQSCVHPTVCKLLGTDHGPLIEVMKEARETPGIKKVLVASGIRMDLARLSPKYMRDLVRHHVGGLLKVAPEHTDPNVLNKMRKPSNGDFEKFTEVFKKESKKAGKKQHIVPYFIASHPGSDLDAMIDLAVFLKRTGYRPDQVQDFIPAPFDVATAMYYTGIDPFTKKPVHVARKLNDRKMQRALMQFFKPANYFEVRKALLAAGREDLIGAGCDALIPENPPPEAFKARRKDANRRFRGEYVHAKAAGAGDKKKKGKRKESRRAPGKGYRPDRKMD; the protein is encoded by the coding sequence ATGCAGCTCCCCATTCTCAACAATCCCCCGGCGCCGGGCCAAACGGCTGACGCGCTGGCCTCCCTGCCGGTCCTGCCCCACAACGGCGCCCCGCCGCAGCCCCTGCCGATGAGCGTCGAGGAGATGCGCGCCCGCGGCTGGGACGAGGTCGACATCGTGTTCATCACCGGCGACGCGTACGTCGACCACCCGAGCTTCGCGATGGCCCTGTTAGGCCGCGTGCTCGAGGCGGCCGGCTACCGGGTCGGCATCGTCAGCCAGCCCGACTGGCAGAGCTGCGAGGCGTGGAAGACGTTTGGTCGGCCGCGGCTGTTCTTTGCGATCAGCGGCGGCAACATGGACTCGATGATCAACCACTACACGGCCAACCGGAAGGTCCGCAACAGCGACGCCTACTCGCCCGGCGGCCGCATCGGCCTGCGGCCCGACCGCGCGACGCTGGCCTACTGCCAGCGCGCCCGCGAGGCCTACAAGGGCGTGCCGGTGATCGCCGGCGGCGTCGAGGCGTCGCTCCGGCGGCTGGCGCACTACGACTACTGGAGCGAGAAGGTCCGCCGCTCGATATTGCTCGACTGCAAGGCCGACCTGCTGGTCTACGGGATGGGTGAGGACAGCATCGTCGAGATTGCGAGGCGGCTGGACGAGGGCGAAACGGTCGCCGACCTGCGCGACATGCGCGGCGTTGCGTACGCGCTCGGAGCCTCCGAGACCCCGCCCGAAGACGCGTTGGTGATCCCCAGCTTCGAGGAGGTCCGCGACGACAAGCCGGCCTTCGCCGAGGCGACCAAGATGATCCACAATGAGACCAACCCCTACAACGCGCGGCGGCTGGTCCAGTTCCACGACCGCCAGGCGGTGGTGGCCAACGCGCCGCCGCTGCCGGTCTCGCAGGAGGTGATGGACCGGCTGTACGGCCTGCCCTATACCCGGCTGCCGCACCCCCGCTACACCGAGTCGGTCCCCGCGTTCGACATGATCAAGGACTCGGTCACAATCATGCGTGGCTGCTTCGGCGGCTGCACGTTCTGCTCGATCACCACCCACCAGGGCCGCATCATCCAGTCGCGGAGCAAGGAGTCGATCGTCGGCGAGGTGCAGCGGATGTCGGCCTCGCCCGAGTTTAAGGGAGTCGTCAGCGACATCGGCGGCCCGACGGCCAACATGTACGAGATGCGGTGCTCGAAGCCCGAGGTCGAGGCGGTCTGCCGGCGGCAATCGTGCGTCCACCCCACGGTCTGCAAGCTGCTCGGCACGGACCACGGCCCGCTGATCGAGGTCATGAAGGAGGCCCGCGAGACGCCGGGCATCAAGAAGGTCCTGGTGGCGAGCGGCATCCGGATGGACCTGGCGCGGCTCTCGCCGAAGTACATGCGGGACCTGGTCCGCCACCACGTGGGTGGGCTGCTGAAGGTCGCGCCCGAGCACACCGACCCGAACGTGCTCAACAAGATGCGGAAGCCGAGCAACGGCGACTTCGAGAAGTTCACCGAGGTGTTCAAGAAGGAGTCGAAGAAGGCGGGCAAGAAGCAGCACATCGTGCCGTACTTTATCGCCAGCCACCCCGGCAGCGATCTCGACGCCATGATCGACCTGGCCGTGTTCCTCAAGCGGACCGGCTACCGACCTGACCAGGTGCAGGACTTCATCCCCGCACCGTTCGACGTCGCCACGGCGATGTACTACACCGGCATCGACCCGTTCACCAAGAAGCCGGTGCACGTCGCCCGCAAGCTGAACGACCGCAAGATGCAGCGGGCGCTGATGCAGTTCTTCAAGCCGGCCAATTACTTCGAGGTCCGCAAGGCCCTGCTCGCCGCCGGCCGCGAAGACCTGATCGGCGCCGGGTGCGACGCGTTGATCCCCGAGAACCCGCCGCCGGAGGCCTTCAAGGCCCGCCGCAAGGACGCCAACCGTCGGTTCCGCGGCGAGTACGTGCACGCCAAGGCGGCCGGCGCCGGGGACAAGAAGAAAAAGGGCAAGCGGAAGGAGTCCCGCCGGGCTCCGGGCAAGGGCTACCGGCCGGACCGCAAGATGGACTGA
- a CDS encoding S16 family serine protease: MNGVRLFFQRSGRVDGPSAGALTTIGVLAALRGDTVLPDVAMTGTINPDGTIGPVGGVPHKIDGAAEAGMRLVLIPYGMRNDHDLAADRDVDLFQRAADRGVELRAVGDIYEAYRLATGQQLPRPAPAPAPTLANANYQQAKIIAAKWRTKFRDEAGKYAQVPDEYKSDYTDDVMEGAREWDGEVDEHFNQGLAPPALVSAIAGASDAALANEVARTIWVDEKRGRKAATEYAERFAQAPMKRRIAIDRLKNYSPRTLGALGTSIYGYMSLTEGITYERLADLLLSGELKKPILTELTEEDDAELERILEAVYFMQMARQCYEYVEDVLELAGYIEGLATPESMPLKATADFFRRASQANLNQFEKMVVEQAAQGAGVTFSRAQDAMLSKDEDYLLAWAARKFSRAEMFKEFEGDNLLLARLALSIRTYTISSMLIAKYYSLGVELDEDGWISNVKRDAPLKYMVDFAEDQTRRNIQMLRNAGVDPSDVVFDYISAGAMGSGDEVDQLDSLNWYWECNTVARTIAYLGGFATEPPAE, from the coding sequence GTGAACGGCGTCCGACTGTTCTTCCAACGCAGCGGACGCGTCGACGGGCCTAGCGCCGGAGCGTTAACCACCATTGGGGTGCTCGCGGCCCTGCGCGGAGACACCGTGCTGCCCGATGTCGCCATGACCGGGACGATCAATCCGGACGGCACCATCGGGCCGGTCGGCGGCGTGCCCCACAAGATCGACGGCGCCGCCGAAGCGGGCATGCGGCTGGTCCTGATTCCCTACGGCATGCGGAACGACCACGACCTGGCGGCCGACCGCGACGTCGACCTGTTCCAACGCGCCGCCGACCGCGGCGTTGAACTCCGCGCTGTGGGCGACATCTACGAAGCCTACCGGCTGGCGACCGGTCAGCAGCTGCCGCGGCCCGCCCCGGCGCCGGCGCCGACCCTGGCCAATGCCAACTACCAGCAGGCCAAGATCATCGCCGCCAAGTGGCGCACCAAGTTCCGCGACGAAGCCGGCAAGTACGCCCAGGTCCCGGACGAGTACAAGTCCGACTACACCGACGATGTCATGGAGGGCGCCCGCGAGTGGGACGGGGAGGTCGATGAGCATTTCAACCAAGGGCTCGCGCCGCCGGCGTTGGTCAGCGCGATCGCGGGCGCCAGCGATGCGGCGCTGGCCAACGAGGTCGCCCGCACGATCTGGGTCGATGAGAAACGGGGACGCAAGGCGGCGACCGAGTACGCCGAACGCTTCGCGCAGGCCCCAATGAAACGCCGTATCGCGATCGACCGGTTAAAGAACTACTCGCCGCGCACCCTCGGCGCGCTCGGCACCTCGATCTACGGCTACATGAGCCTCACCGAGGGGATTACCTACGAGCGGCTGGCGGACCTGCTGCTGAGCGGAGAGCTCAAGAAGCCCATCCTCACCGAGTTGACCGAGGAGGACGATGCGGAGCTCGAGCGGATCCTCGAGGCGGTCTACTTCATGCAGATGGCCAGGCAGTGCTATGAGTATGTCGAGGACGTGCTCGAGTTGGCGGGCTACATCGAGGGCCTGGCTACCCCGGAGTCGATGCCGCTCAAGGCGACCGCCGACTTCTTCCGTCGCGCCTCGCAGGCCAACCTCAATCAGTTTGAGAAGATGGTCGTGGAGCAGGCCGCCCAGGGAGCGGGCGTCACCTTCAGCCGAGCCCAGGACGCCATGCTCAGCAAGGACGAAGACTACCTGCTGGCGTGGGCCGCCCGCAAGTTTTCTCGGGCAGAGATGTTCAAGGAGTTCGAGGGCGACAACCTCTTGCTAGCCAGGCTGGCGTTGTCCATCCGCACCTACACGATCTCCTCGATGCTGATTGCGAAGTATTATTCGCTGGGCGTGGAGCTGGACGAGGACGGCTGGATTTCCAACGTCAAGCGCGACGCCCCACTCAAGTACATGGTCGACTTCGCCGAGGACCAAACGCGGCGGAACATCCAGATGCTCCGCAACGCCGGGGTCGACCCGTCCGACGTCGTGTTCGATTACATCTCAGCCGGTGCTATGGGCAGCGGCGACGAGGTGGACCAGCTCGATTCGCTCAACTGGTACTGGGAGTGCAATACGGTCGCGCGGACCATTGCCTACCTGGGCGGGTTCGCTACCGAACCGCCCGCCGAATAG
- a CDS encoding lamin tail domain-containing protein, protein MNRQTPKNPRRRSLAKRRLRGGERLEERRLLAVVINEIHYDPDVATEQVEFLELHNTGAETVDLAGWRIDDAVDYTFPAGAEIPAGGFVVVTQNANEFNGKFGFAPLGEWEQGDRLSNEGEKIELLDAAGVLVDEVTYRPGFPWPTVGEVGNSLELINPALDNDLAGSWRSSGLSSSAHAGESLVQTGSVWRYRKGVGSNPPANSNTPATDWRSSDFNELNDAVAWQDGAATLGYGDGDDATVLSDMRFNYSSIYARRTFTLDANLPDALELRVYVDDGAIVYLNGAEVGRFNVSAGAKNHDSTSGSNHEAEWETLQIANASSLLTAGENTVAVHALNGTLDSSDFSFNLELSVPDATVGLPTPGAVNSVRSTNAAPQLRQLSLSNPQPGSGEEVVVTIKATDPDGVQQLYLEYQTVDPGAYIRLTDPGYDTGWTSLAMNDDGVLGDAVAGDDVYSVTLPASLQVHRRLVRYRITAEDALGASVTAPYADDPQPNFAYFVYDGVPDYTASLRPGFEPSVVYSGDALDDIATYHLIANATDVTNSQYNGQYNEVLFRGTLVYDGVVYDHVEFRNRGVASTYQVGKNKWKIEFLNGHHLQARDNYGAPFGETWDEINVLPGTNPWWRNDISTEGTVLSEAAAFKLYDLAGAPSPYTTYFNFRVIDGASETGGDQYSGDFWGLYVGIEQPDGSFLDERGLEDGNVYNMHSSVFGATNQRHQGSESVTDRSDLAAFMSGIDGGFETLQWWEENLNWDVYFAWNIVNHLVNNSDIRPNENVNYYRDQVSGQWYVIPWDLDLTFEDAPHLGNPVTNRENIRSLLSQHPEAALAYENRLREVTDLLLNNGDAALVIEELANVLAPGGDQTIVDANQAMWDFHPRKVKKGIWYENFNPQLLQSETFAGLVDYMQDFVSPGGYGYNLVQSRGSESGVPNKPSISYVGAAQFPVDQLVFEASAFSDPQGAGSFAAMEWRAAEVRSSQTAGYTSGTPFLYELNSVWESGTQTTFTSQQMAPADAFEPGATYRTRVRMQDADGHWSHWSDPIEFVAGAAALNPTVAVTEVHYHPSAGVVADESDLEFIELLNTGVSATDLSGVQIVDFASEPYVIDSGVMLAPGERLIVARTPEVFTAVYGEGLNVASTGFGDRNLGNGGDTVTLLTAQGVAILSFTYDDSAPWPTAADGDGASLEIVDPLGDPNDPANWRASAVAGGSPGAAGLAVPALAGDYDNDGDVDRGDYDTWRSQYGLTLLTPGAGSDGNADGVVNAADYAMWRDYEAAALAAASVTGDIDNEPVALASPLDAKDWRPASSDYIAALAPLSEPAAAFSVASDQTAIQPATESSLSNQRAQQLTQQVSSERRTRPQQSPSTLRGGAVIDSEELGRDQYFSEIGLMDSSRPAVGPSRPLRTPWRGV, encoded by the coding sequence ATGAATCGGCAGACCCCTAAGAATCCCCGCCGGCGTTCGCTGGCGAAGCGACGGCTCCGCGGGGGCGAGCGTCTGGAGGAACGCCGGCTGTTGGCGGTCGTGATTAACGAGATCCACTACGACCCTGACGTCGCCACGGAGCAGGTTGAGTTCCTGGAACTGCACAACACGGGAGCCGAGACGGTCGACTTGGCCGGGTGGCGGATCGACGACGCCGTGGACTACACGTTCCCCGCCGGCGCCGAGATCCCCGCCGGCGGGTTCGTGGTGGTCACGCAGAACGCCAACGAATTCAACGGCAAGTTTGGATTCGCGCCACTGGGCGAGTGGGAGCAGGGCGACCGCTTGAGCAACGAGGGCGAAAAGATCGAGCTGCTGGACGCGGCCGGCGTGCTGGTCGACGAGGTCACCTACCGGCCGGGCTTCCCGTGGCCGACCGTCGGCGAGGTCGGCAACTCGCTCGAGCTCATCAACCCGGCGCTCGACAACGACTTAGCGGGCAGCTGGCGTTCCTCGGGCCTGTCGTCGAGCGCACACGCGGGCGAATCGCTGGTGCAAACCGGCAGCGTGTGGCGTTACCGCAAAGGAGTAGGGTCCAACCCGCCGGCCAATTCGAACACGCCGGCTACAGACTGGCGGAGTTCCGATTTCAACGAGCTGAACGACGCGGTGGCGTGGCAAGACGGGGCCGCCACGCTCGGCTACGGTGACGGCGACGACGCCACGGTGCTGTCCGACATGCGGTTCAACTACAGCTCGATCTACGCCCGGCGCACCTTTACGCTCGACGCGAATCTGCCCGACGCGCTGGAGCTGCGTGTGTACGTCGACGACGGCGCCATCGTGTACCTGAACGGCGCAGAGGTCGGCCGGTTCAACGTTTCGGCTGGCGCCAAAAACCACGACAGCACCTCCGGATCCAACCACGAGGCCGAGTGGGAAACCCTGCAGATCGCCAACGCATCGAGCCTGCTCACCGCCGGCGAGAACACGGTGGCGGTCCACGCGCTCAACGGGACACTCGACAGCAGCGACTTCTCGTTCAACCTAGAACTGAGCGTGCCCGACGCCACGGTGGGGCTCCCCACGCCCGGCGCCGTGAACTCGGTGCGGTCGACCAACGCGGCGCCGCAGCTGCGGCAGCTCTCGCTCTCCAACCCGCAGCCCGGTTCTGGCGAGGAGGTAGTGGTCACGATCAAGGCGACCGACCCGGACGGCGTGCAGCAGCTTTACCTCGAGTACCAGACGGTCGACCCTGGCGCCTACATCCGCCTCACCGACCCCGGGTACGACACCGGCTGGACGTCCCTCGCCATGAACGACGACGGCGTGCTGGGGGACGCCGTCGCCGGCGACGACGTCTACTCGGTGACCCTGCCCGCCAGCCTGCAGGTCCACCGCCGGCTGGTGCGGTACCGAATCACCGCCGAGGATGCGCTCGGCGCCAGCGTCACCGCGCCCTACGCCGACGACCCGCAGCCGAACTTTGCGTACTTCGTCTACGACGGCGTGCCCGACTACACGGCGTCGTTGCGACCGGGGTTCGAGCCGAGTGTGGTCTACAGCGGCGACGCGCTCGACGACATCGCCACCTACCACCTGATCGCCAACGCGACGGACGTCACCAACAGCCAGTACAACGGGCAGTACAACGAGGTGCTGTTCCGCGGCACCCTGGTCTACGACGGCGTGGTCTACGACCACGTCGAGTTCCGCAACCGCGGCGTCGCGTCGACCTACCAGGTCGGAAAGAACAAGTGGAAGATCGAGTTCCTCAATGGTCACCACCTGCAGGCGCGGGACAACTACGGCGCGCCATTCGGCGAGACCTGGGACGAGATCAACGTGCTGCCGGGGACCAACCCCTGGTGGCGCAACGACATCTCGACCGAGGGGACCGTGCTCTCCGAGGCTGCCGCGTTCAAGCTCTACGACTTGGCCGGCGCGCCCTCGCCGTACACCACGTACTTCAACTTCCGGGTGATCGACGGCGCGTCCGAAACCGGCGGCGACCAGTACAGCGGCGACTTCTGGGGCCTGTACGTCGGTATCGAGCAGCCCGACGGCAGCTTCCTCGACGAACGCGGCCTGGAAGACGGCAACGTCTACAACATGCACAGCAGCGTGTTCGGCGCGACCAACCAACGCCACCAGGGCTCTGAGTCGGTCACCGACCGGTCGGACCTCGCGGCGTTCATGTCCGGGATCGACGGCGGGTTCGAAACCCTCCAGTGGTGGGAAGAGAACCTCAACTGGGACGTCTACTTCGCGTGGAACATCGTCAACCACCTAGTCAACAACTCAGACATCCGCCCCAACGAGAACGTCAACTACTACCGCGATCAGGTCAGTGGTCAGTGGTACGTCATCCCCTGGGATCTCGACCTCACGTTCGAGGACGCGCCGCACCTGGGCAATCCAGTGACCAACCGCGAGAACATCCGCTCGCTGCTCTCGCAGCACCCGGAGGCGGCCCTAGCGTACGAGAACCGGCTGCGTGAGGTCACCGACTTGCTGCTCAACAACGGCGACGCCGCGCTGGTGATCGAGGAGCTCGCCAACGTGCTGGCGCCCGGCGGCGATCAGACCATTGTCGACGCTAACCAGGCGATGTGGGACTTCCACCCCCGCAAAGTAAAGAAGGGCATCTGGTACGAGAACTTCAACCCGCAACTGCTCCAGAGCGAGACCTTCGCCGGCCTGGTCGACTACATGCAGGACTTCGTTAGCCCCGGCGGCTACGGCTACAACCTCGTCCAGTCACGCGGTTCGGAGTCCGGCGTCCCCAACAAACCCTCGATAAGTTACGTGGGGGCCGCCCAATTCCCTGTCGATCAACTGGTGTTTGAAGCATCCGCCTTCAGCGACCCTCAGGGCGCCGGTTCGTTTGCCGCGATGGAGTGGCGGGCAGCCGAGGTGCGCAGCTCGCAGACCGCCGGCTACACCTCGGGCACGCCCTTCCTCTACGAGCTGAACAGCGTTTGGGAGTCGGGCACGCAGACCACGTTCACCAGCCAGCAAATGGCGCCGGCCGACGCGTTCGAGCCGGGCGCCACGTACCGGACGCGGGTCCGCATGCAGGACGCCGACGGGCACTGGAGCCACTGGTCCGACCCCATCGAGTTCGTCGCCGGCGCCGCCGCGCTCAACCCCACGGTAGCGGTCACGGAGGTCCACTACCACCCCAGCGCCGGGGTGGTCGCCGACGAGAGCGACCTCGAGTTTATCGAACTGCTCAACACCGGCGTTTCGGCCACCGACTTGTCGGGCGTGCAGATCGTCGACTTCGCGTCCGAGCCGTATGTGATCGACTCCGGCGTGATGCTCGCGCCGGGCGAGCGGCTGATTGTCGCCCGCACTCCGGAGGTGTTCACCGCGGTCTACGGCGAGGGCCTGAACGTAGCTTCCACTGGCTTCGGAGACCGCAACCTCGGCAACGGCGGCGACACCGTGACGCTCCTTACCGCCCAGGGGGTCGCCATCCTCTCGTTCACCTACGACGACTCTGCCCCGTGGCCCACGGCCGCTGACGGAGACGGGGCCTCGCTGGAGATTGTTGACCCGCTGGGCGACCCCAACGACCCCGCAAACTGGCGCGCCAGCGCCGTGGCCGGCGGGTCCCCGGGCGCAGCCGGCCTGGCCGTGCCGGCGCTGGCAGGCGACTACGACAACGACGGTGATGTCGACCGCGGCGACTACGACACCTGGCGCAGCCAGTACGGTCTTACGCTGTTAACACCAGGCGCCGGGTCCGACGGCAACGCCGATGGGGTGGTCAACGCGGCCGACTACGCAATGTGGCGTGACTACGAGGCCGCGGCCCTCGCGGCAGCGTCCGTCACGGGGGATATCGACAACGAACCTGTCGCCCTGGCTTCGCCGCTGGATGCCAAGGATTGGAGGCCGGCTTCCTCAGACTACATTGCCGCGCTGGCGCCTCTGTCGGAGCCAGCCGCCGCGTTCTCGGTGGCCTCGGACCAGACCGCGATCCAACCGGCGACCGAGTCGTCGTTGTCGAACCAGCGGGCGCAACAACTCACCCAACAAGTGAGCAGTGAGCGCCGCACGCGTCCGCAGCAATCGCCGTCGACGCTCCGTGGCGGCGCGGTGATTGACTCTGAGGAGCTCGGGCGCGACCAGTACTTCAGCGAGATCGGCCTGATGGATTCGTCGCGTCCCGCGGTCGGGCCAAGCCGCCCGCTGAGGACCCCCTGGCGAGGCGTCTGA
- a CDS encoding dockerin type I repeat-containing protein: protein MIGSDTQVNVLVGGALGNQFDAGKFSSDSNIEVNVLGGSIGGFAEFRGESTLNLAAGSVGSSLYLYSGAQLNMSGGEVFGLLNLQHGSSFVLTGGRVNQLSASYGTTVDVSGGIISHDFAVIGAPATQEVEPAVLNFSDGYIGPSFEARDNSVINMSGGLIHTGFVSRLGSVVNLSGGRIYSYYNLEGELNMAGGSIAWGFDALPGSSLNASGGEFESGLEILDATAHFSGGEVRGGLIARGQSEVRLSGGTFGDSVTLEPGVAATLAGAEFQIDGVPVTGLAGPGSQLTTTLPTGALLSGVLADGTPFAFTTEDGDTLSELRLEAAEPLPATPGVFTASLGDAPLGLRAGQTLNVDDGATSRFNVVAGHGSTLNVLPGGKLRYGGKAIGAEINISGGVVEYGFDAMLGTQVHATGGSVDRIDVFAGSTLVIDGDGRVSGAKVKSGGRLELVGGSLSGLQIAAGAAAEMTGGTLEARWPDLFLGGGELDISGGMFDGPLVTSGGGTLLLRGGEFVVDGQPVSLNEEEPATIEVPAGAVFTGVLADGSPFILSDLLGDAIAPSSVALLPAELPAAQTEPIVVDQIVSLAGLRAGEVMVVVDGGVVTDSFNALPGSSIHVTGAGSVGNDLTLHDADLEVDQGSVGTTTTLQGSSVRVGGTGEVNMATLSQSSLEVSSDGAVGYTYLRDGSHARIAGGQVSIGGRGFPIYVESGSSIEFSGTARTSGIEIDAGSSGVVAGGELLYELDLLAGAELEIVAAEFLLDGTPIAGLEPGESLLWTERQGLLSGTYVDGRAFEFDLSATGNSFRRDYFDPAGLLTLTRVLPGDLNRDGAVDAADLDEWLSQYGAVVDHIGDGADANYDGRVDAADYTLWRDHFTPAVTSSAPEPMAAALMASLAAWGCVCQRRRGVGSARC, encoded by the coding sequence ATGATTGGCAGCGACACCCAAGTCAACGTGCTAGTTGGCGGCGCGCTGGGCAATCAATTTGACGCGGGAAAGTTCAGCAGCGACAGCAATATCGAAGTGAACGTCCTGGGTGGCAGCATCGGCGGCTTCGCCGAGTTTCGCGGCGAGTCGACCCTCAATCTGGCAGCGGGGTCGGTGGGCAGCTCCCTGTACCTCTACTCCGGCGCCCAGTTGAATATGTCGGGCGGAGAAGTGTTCGGCTTGTTGAACCTCCAGCATGGTTCGTCCTTCGTCTTGACCGGAGGTCGCGTCAATCAGCTCTCGGCGTCCTACGGGACCACCGTCGACGTGAGTGGGGGCATTATCTCGCACGATTTCGCCGTGATTGGCGCCCCCGCAACGCAGGAGGTAGAACCGGCAGTGCTCAACTTCAGCGATGGGTACATCGGACCATCGTTCGAGGCGCGGGACAACAGCGTCATCAATATGAGCGGTGGTCTGATTCACACCGGCTTCGTTTCCCGGCTCGGCAGCGTCGTCAACCTCTCCGGCGGACGCATCTACTCGTACTACAACCTCGAGGGAGAACTGAACATGGCCGGCGGGTCGATCGCCTGGGGATTCGACGCCCTGCCCGGCTCCTCGCTCAACGCCAGCGGTGGGGAATTCGAAAGCGGCCTCGAGATACTGGACGCGACGGCGCACTTCTCAGGGGGCGAGGTCCGCGGCGGGCTGATCGCCCGCGGCCAGAGCGAGGTCCGCCTGAGTGGCGGCACCTTCGGCGACAGCGTAACGCTGGAGCCCGGTGTGGCGGCGACGCTCGCTGGCGCTGAATTCCAGATCGATGGCGTGCCGGTTACCGGACTCGCCGGGCCGGGCAGCCAATTAACAACGACCCTGCCGACTGGTGCTCTGCTGTCGGGCGTGCTGGCCGACGGCACTCCGTTCGCTTTTACCACCGAGGACGGCGACACGTTATCGGAGCTGCGATTGGAGGCCGCCGAGCCGCTGCCCGCGACGCCGGGCGTCTTTACGGCGTCGCTCGGCGACGCGCCGCTTGGTCTCCGCGCCGGTCAGACACTGAACGTCGACGACGGCGCCACGTCTCGTTTCAATGTGGTCGCCGGCCATGGAAGCACGCTCAATGTGCTCCCAGGCGGCAAGCTCCGCTACGGCGGCAAGGCGATCGGCGCCGAGATCAACATCTCCGGCGGCGTGGTCGAGTACGGGTTCGACGCGATGCTCGGGACCCAGGTCCACGCCACCGGCGGCAGCGTCGATCGGATCGACGTGTTCGCCGGCAGCACCCTAGTCATTGATGGGGACGGTCGAGTCAGTGGCGCCAAGGTGAAATCCGGCGGTCGGCTTGAGCTCGTTGGCGGCAGTCTGAGTGGGCTACAGATCGCTGCGGGCGCCGCGGCGGAGATGACCGGCGGCACGCTCGAAGCTCGCTGGCCCGACTTGTTCCTCGGCGGGGGAGAACTCGACATCTCCGGAGGAATGTTCGACGGCCCACTCGTTACCAGCGGTGGCGGGACGCTCCTGCTTCGAGGAGGCGAATTCGTCGTCGACGGGCAACCGGTGTCGCTCAACGAGGAAGAGCCGGCGACGATTGAGGTTCCGGCCGGCGCCGTGTTCACCGGCGTGCTCGCCGACGGATCGCCGTTCATCCTGTCGGACCTGCTGGGCGACGCCATTGCCCCGTCAAGCGTGGCCCTTCTGCCTGCCGAGCTTCCAGCGGCTCAGACCGAACCCATCGTCGTCGACCAGATAGTGTCGCTGGCTGGACTGCGGGCCGGGGAGGTGATGGTCGTCGTGGACGGCGGCGTCGTAACCGACAGTTTCAACGCCTTGCCTGGATCTTCGATCCATGTCACCGGCGCCGGCTCCGTCGGCAACGACCTGACGCTGCACGACGCAGACCTGGAGGTCGATCAGGGCAGCGTAGGCACGACCACCACGCTGCAAGGGAGTTCGGTGCGAGTCGGCGGAACGGGCGAAGTGAACATGGCGACACTCTCGCAGAGCAGTCTCGAAGTGTCGTCCGACGGGGCGGTTGGCTACACCTACCTCCGTGACGGATCCCACGCGCGTATCGCTGGGGGTCAGGTGAGCATCGGGGGCCGCGGTTTCCCGATCTACGTTGAAAGCGGCTCGAGCATCGAGTTCTCTGGAACCGCCCGCACCTCGGGCATCGAAATCGACGCGGGTTCCTCCGGCGTTGTCGCCGGCGGTGAGCTACTTTACGAGCTCGACCTACTGGCCGGCGCCGAACTCGAGATCGTCGCCGCCGAGTTTCTCCTCGACGGGACGCCAATCGCAGGGCTCGAGCCGGGCGAGTCGCTGCTGTGGACCGAGCGGCAGGGTTTGCTGAGCGGCACATACGTCGATGGCCGCGCGTTTGAGTTCGACCTATCGGCCACGGGAAACAGCTTCCGCCGTGATTACTTTGACCCCGCCGGACTGCTTACGCTAACCCGCGTCCTGCCGGGCGACTTGAACCGCGACGGCGCCGTCGACGCCGCCGACCTCGACGAGTGGTTGAGCCAGTACGGCGCCGTGGTCGACCACATCGGCGATGGCGCCGACGCCAACTACGACGGCCGTGTCGACGCCGCCGACTACACGCTGTGGCGTGACCACTTCACGCCGGCAGTTACCAGCTCGGCGCCCGAGCCGATGGCGGCGGCTTTGATGGCTAGCCTGGCGGCATGGGGATGCGTTTGCCAGCGTCGGCGTGGGGTTGGATCGGCCCGCTGCTAG
- a CDS encoding DUF4339 domain-containing protein, with the protein MATEWYCRLMGAELGPFTSKQLLEMARSHQVTPDDSVRKGPDGEWVGAHRVKGLFEDLSASTIIMAGLPPDVQAALDRRQQEQENKQAAKKPKPSAVSWHYIGEEAKVGPLTFDELKVHGRQGLLKPNCRVWSSKSPKWRRAREVEGLEFE; encoded by the coding sequence ATGGCCACCGAGTGGTACTGTCGGTTGATGGGGGCCGAGCTGGGCCCGTTCACCTCCAAGCAGCTGTTGGAGATGGCCCGCAGCCACCAGGTCACGCCCGACGACTCGGTCCGCAAAGGTCCCGATGGGGAGTGGGTCGGCGCGCACCGCGTGAAGGGATTGTTCGAGGACCTATCGGCCTCGACGATCATCATGGCCGGCCTGCCGCCCGACGTGCAGGCGGCCCTCGACCGCAGGCAGCAAGAGCAAGAGAACAAGCAGGCGGCCAAGAAGCCGAAACCCTCGGCGGTCAGCTGGCACTACATCGGCGAAGAAGCCAAGGTTGGCCCTCTGACGTTCGACGAGCTCAAGGTGCATGGCCGCCAGGGCCTGCTCAAGCCGAACTGCCGCGTGTGGTCGTCGAAGTCGCCCAAGTGGCGGCGGGCGCGGGAGGTCGAGGGCCTGGAGTTCGAATAA